In Silene latifolia isolate original U9 population chromosome 3, ASM4854445v1, whole genome shotgun sequence, a single window of DNA contains:
- the LOC141647113 gene encoding COP9 signalosome complex subunit 3, with the protein MDAVERVVAQIQGLSGTTSDLHQLHVFLKHSDDSLRGNSSRLPPFFSQLDPSFHSLGYLYLLDAYLFSRVPKDDVSEVSKLVARFINVCRPEQIRLASEKFIHVCKKLKDLVMGLDAPIRGVAPMLTAIRKVRASSEHLTTLHPDFLLLCISAKCYKTGLSLLEEDVLEVDHPKDLFLYCYYGGMIYIGLKKYGKALELLHNVVTSPMSTLSSIAVEAYKKYILVSLIHNGQHNTHFPKYTSSVAQRSLKNFTQAYLELATSYSNGDIAELQNHVEVNKLKFESDNNLGLVKQVVSSIYKRNIQRLTQTYITLSLEDIANTVQLNSPTEAEMNVLQMIEDGQIYATINQKDGMVRFHEDPEQYKTCEMIETIDKSIQRIMGLSRKLTAVDEKISCDPLYLAKVGKERQRFDFDDFDGVPQRFNI; encoded by the exons ATGGACGCGGTGGAGAGAGTGGTGGCGCAAATCCAAGGTTTATCGGGAACCACGTCGGATTTACATCAACTTCATGTCTTCCTTAAACACTCCGATGACTCGCTCCGAGGCAACTCATCTCGCTTAcctcctttcttttctcaactcgATCCTTCGTTTCACTCGCTCGGTTATCTCTACCTCTT GGATGCATACTTATTTTCTCGAGTACCAAAAGATGATGTCAGTGAGGTTTCAAAACTGGTGGCCAGATTTATTAATGTTTGTCGCCCTGAACAGATTCGTCTCGCATCCGAAAAAT TTATACATGTCTGTAAGAAGCTTAAAGATCTAGTCATGGGTCTTGATGCTCCCATCAGAGGCGTTGCCCCAATGCTGACAGCCATCCGTAAAGTTCGAGCTTCCTCTGAACATCTTACTACTCTTCATCCCGACTTTCTTCTTCTTTGTATATCGGCAAAATGCTACAAGACTGGTTTATCGCTGTTAGAGGAAGATGTCTTAGAAGTGGACCACCCAAAAGATCTTTTCTTGTACTGCTATTATGG GGGGATGATTTACATAGGTTTGAAGAAGTATGGTAAAGCATTGGAGCTTCTTCATAAC GTAGTTACTTCTCCAATGTCTACTTTAAGTTCAATAGCTGTTGAAGCATACAAGAAGTACATATTGGTCTCCCTCATTCATAATGGCCAG CACAATACTCACTTTCCAAAGTACACTTCTTCTGTGGCTCAGAGGAGTTTGAAGAATTTTACTCAG GCCTACCTTGAACTAGCAACTAGTTATAGCAATGGAGACATTGCTGAGCTGCAGAATCATGTCGAAGTGAACAAGCTAAAGTTCGAATCG GACAATAATCTGGGATTGGTGAAGCAAGTTGTGTCATCTATATATAAGCGGAATATCCAGAGATTGACTCAGACATACATAACCTTATCTCTTGAAGATATTGCCAATACAGTGCAATTAAACAGTCCCACAGAAGCGGAGATGAATGTTCTGCAAATG ATTGAGGATGGTCAGATATATGCGACAATTAACCAGAAAGATGGAATGGTTAGGTTCCATGAGGATCCAGAACAGTATAAGACGTGTGAGATGATTGAAACCATAGACAAGTCCATCCAGAG GATAATGGGTTTGTCCAGGAAACTAACTGCTGTCGATGAAAAAATTTCCTGTGATCCACTGTACCTGGCCAAG GTTGGGAAAGAGCGGCAGAGATTCGACTTTGATGATTTTGACGGAGTGCCACAGCGATTCAACATCTGA